From Lolium perenne isolate Kyuss_39 chromosome 5, Kyuss_2.0, whole genome shotgun sequence, a single genomic window includes:
- the LOC127299207 gene encoding CASP-like protein 4C1, with amino-acid sequence MSSPLRNGEQAAAGRRKAAGRMGTLLLLLRVFALCFSLAAAVFAAMDGAVLRLAPFRFLLAANAIVAVYSAFEVAAAAWEVCKGATLLPEAMQLWFDFGHDQGFGYMALAAAATAAREAAVCGGGNISSAACLQADVAVGLGFAAFVFLALAALATGFRLVRFMATGSRLPGSSSAPSSTSPY; translated from the exons ATGTCGTCGCCGCTGCGCAACGGAGAGCAGGCGGCGGCggggcggaggaaggcggcgggacGGATGGGGACGCTCCTGCTGCTGCTCCGGGTGTTTGCGCTGTGCTTCAGcctggcggcggcggtgttcGCGGCGATGGACGGCGCCGTGCTGCGGCTGGCGCCGTTCCGGTTCCTGCTCGCGGCGAACGCGATCGTGGCCGTGTACTCGGCGTTCGAGGTCGCCGCGGCGGCGTGGGAGGTGTGCAAGGGCGCCACGCTGCTCCCGGAGGCCATGCAGCTCTGGTTCGACTTCGGCCACGACCAG GGTTTCGGCTACATggcgctggcggcggcggcgacggcggcgcgggAAGCGGCGGTGTGCGGCGGAGGGAACATCAGCAGCGCGGCGTGCCTGCAGGCCGACGTCGCCGTGGGGCTCGGGTTCGCGGCGTTCGTGTTCCTGGCGCTGGCCGCGCTCGCAACGGGGTTCCGGCTCGTCCGCTTCATGGCCACCGGATCCCGGCTCCCGGGCTCCTCCTCCGCGCCGTCGTCCACCTCCCCGTACTGA
- the LOC127299208 gene encoding large ribosomal subunit protein uL2 has translation MGRVIRAQRKGAGSVFKSHTHHRKGPARFRSLDFGERNGYLKGVVTDVIHDPGRGAPLANVTFRHPFRYKHQKELFVAAEGMYTGQFVYCGRRATLSVGNVLPVRSIPEGGVICNVEHHVGDRGVFARASGDYAIVISHNPDNGTSRIKLPSGAKKIVPSGCRAMIGQVAGGGRTEKPMLKAGNAYHKYRVKRNSWPKVRGVAMNPVEHPHGGGNHQHIGHASTVRRDAPPGQKVGLIAARRTGRLRGQAAASAAKADKAT, from the exons atGGGTCGCGTGATCCGCGCTCAGCGTAAGGGTGCCGGCTCCGTCTTCAAGTCCCACACCCACCACCGCAAGGGCCCGGCGCGGTTCCGCTCGCTCGACTTCGGCGAGCGCAACGGCTACCTCAAGGGCGTCGTCACCGACGTCATCCACGACCCGGGGCGCGGCGCGCCGCTCGCCAATGTCACCTTCCGCCACCCCTTCCGCTACAAGCACCAGAAGGAGCTCTTCGTCGCCGCCGAGGGCATGTACACCGGCCAGTTCGTCTACTGCGGACGCCGCGCAACGCTCTCCGTCGGCAACGTCCTCCCCGTCCGCTCCATCCCCGAGGGAGGCGTCATCTGCAACGTCGAGCACCACGTCGGCGACCGTGGCGTCTTCGCCAGGGCGTCCGGGGACTACGCCATCGTCATCAGCCACAACCCGGACAACGGAACCTCAAG GATCAAGCTCCCATCAGGCGCCAAGAAGATTGTCCCAAGTGGCTGCAGGGCCATGATTGGGCAGGTTGCTGGTGGAGGCAGGACTGAGAAGCCTATGCTGAAGGCTGGAAACGCCTACCACAAGTACCGTGTGAAGAGGAACAGCTGGCCCAAGGTGCGTGGTGTGGCCATGAACCCTGTGGAGCATCCCCACGGAGGAGGTAACCACCAGCACATTGGTCACGCCTCCACCGTCCGCCGTGACGCCCCACCTGGGCAGAAGGTTGGTCTCATCGCTGCCAGGAGGACTGGTCGTCTCAGAGGCCAGGCTGCCGCCTCTGCTGCCAAGGCCGACAAGGCCACTTAG